In Maridesulfovibrio sp., a single genomic region encodes these proteins:
- a CDS encoding branched-chain amino acid ABC transporter substrate-binding protein translates to MKRLIMTVLLAAAILTLAAGMASAKTLKVGTMGPLTGPYAADGNDIKNGVFTAVEVINSQGGIPGFDSIEVLPQDTACEPRQAVATANKLINENAVGVIGSYCSSATLPASEVLDEESIVMITPASTNEKVTSRGLPYMFRMCGRDDDQGSIALQFMQQQLGAKSVYIVDDKTAYSQGLADGVEKMCKAAGIKVLGHEHVNQGDKDFSAILTKVKDSNPDVFYMSMQNSATGALMLIQAKRMGIKAVRLAQDAVYHPQLIDIAKDAAENVYLTFGFIDDNAPAYKEFYASYQPKFGEPGAYSGYAYDSAMAYFKAVKAAGSSDPDKVKAELMKLDYDGATKHVKFKPNGDSGSNYIIRKVQGGKFINYWNPATGQLY, encoded by the coding sequence ATGAAACGTTTGATCATGACAGTCCTGCTGGCCGCAGCGATTCTTACGCTGGCCGCAGGTATGGCTTCTGCCAAAACCCTCAAGGTCGGCACAATGGGACCCCTTACCGGTCCATACGCAGCTGACGGGAACGATATCAAAAACGGCGTCTTCACCGCTGTGGAAGTAATCAACAGTCAGGGCGGAATCCCCGGCTTCGACTCCATAGAAGTACTCCCGCAGGATACAGCCTGCGAACCCCGCCAGGCCGTTGCCACCGCCAACAAACTTATCAACGAAAATGCCGTTGGCGTAATCGGCTCATACTGCTCCAGTGCAACACTGCCCGCCTCTGAAGTGCTTGACGAAGAATCAATCGTCATGATCACCCCGGCATCCACCAATGAGAAAGTAACCTCCCGCGGTCTGCCCTACATGTTCCGCATGTGCGGACGTGACGATGACCAGGGTTCTATCGCTCTGCAGTTCATGCAGCAACAACTCGGCGCAAAATCAGTCTACATCGTAGATGACAAGACCGCTTATTCACAGGGTCTGGCTGACGGCGTTGAAAAGATGTGCAAGGCAGCCGGAATCAAGGTTCTCGGTCACGAGCACGTCAACCAGGGAGACAAAGACTTTTCCGCAATCCTGACCAAGGTCAAGGACAGCAATCCGGACGTATTCTACATGTCCATGCAGAACTCCGCCACCGGCGCACTTATGCTGATTCAGGCCAAACGTATGGGCATCAAGGCTGTCCGCCTTGCCCAGGATGCAGTTTACCATCCCCAGTTGATCGACATCGCCAAAGACGCAGCTGAAAATGTTTACCTGACCTTCGGCTTTATTGACGACAATGCACCGGCATACAAGGAATTCTACGCCAGCTACCAGCCCAAGTTCGGTGAGCCCGGCGCATATTCCGGCTATGCGTACGACAGCGCCATGGCTTATTTCAAGGCAGTAAAAGCCGCCGGGTCCTCCGACCCGGACAAAGTAAAAGCAGAACTCATGAAGCTCGACTACGACGGTGCTACCAAGCACGTGAAATTCAAACCCAACGGAGACTCCGGATCGAACTACATCATCCGTAAGGTCCAGGGCGGCAAGTTCATCAACTACTGGAACCCCGCAACAGGACAGCTCTACTAG
- a CDS encoding ABC transporter ATP-binding protein, translating into MAELHLHDVSVRFGGLQALTEVNFSLKQGEIMGLIGPNGAGKTTVFNVITGVYSASGGFVEYNGEKMTGLKPYQVLHKGIARTFQNIRLFQNMTALENVMVAQHSRTSCGVFGAIFRTPAQKKEEERIKHKAMEELRFAELDSYADEIASSLPYGHQRRLEIARALASEPTTILLDEPAAGLNPAESSELMETIRKISDRDINVLMVEHDMKVVMGICQRLVVLDHGVMIAKGNPEEIQNNPAVIEAYLGN; encoded by the coding sequence ATGGCAGAACTTCATTTACACGACGTGAGTGTTCGCTTTGGCGGACTGCAGGCTTTGACAGAGGTCAATTTCTCTCTGAAGCAGGGAGAGATAATGGGGCTGATCGGTCCCAATGGAGCAGGCAAGACAACGGTCTTCAATGTTATCACCGGAGTGTATTCGGCATCCGGAGGTTTTGTTGAGTACAACGGTGAAAAAATGACCGGGCTGAAACCATACCAGGTGCTTCATAAGGGAATTGCCCGCACCTTTCAGAACATACGCCTGTTCCAGAACATGACAGCCCTCGAAAATGTCATGGTCGCGCAGCATTCCCGTACTTCCTGCGGGGTATTCGGAGCCATCTTCCGCACCCCGGCTCAGAAAAAAGAGGAAGAACGGATAAAACACAAGGCAATGGAAGAACTGCGATTTGCAGAACTGGACAGCTATGCAGATGAAATTGCTTCCAGCCTACCATACGGACATCAGCGCAGACTCGAAATTGCAAGAGCGCTGGCATCAGAACCTACCACCATCCTACTTGATGAACCAGCTGCAGGCCTGAACCCTGCAGAAAGCTCGGAACTGATGGAAACAATCAGGAAAATTTCCGACCGGGACATAAACGTGCTTATGGTTGAACATGACATGAAAGTTGTCATGGGTATCTGCCAGCGGCTTGTGGTGCTGGATCACGGTGTAATGATTGCAAAGGGTAACCCTGAAGAAATTCAGAATAATCCTGCTGTAATTGAGGCATATCTGGGTAACTAA
- a CDS encoding branched-chain amino acid ABC transporter permease, whose protein sequence is MEYFLQQLINGITLGSVYALIALGYTMVYGIIQLINFAHGEFFAAGGYVGVIFMSYLLSQGAPAWVCLSGSLILAMAYCAMLAMAVEKVAYKPLRSSSRLSVLLSALGMSIFLQNGLMLTQGVYDKAYPTEITQGGFEFGSVMFSYMQLFIVSLTAFLLVALNFLVFKTRIGKAMRSTAQDKIMSALVGINASTIISLTFAIGAGLAAAAGIMVGLYYGSVRYDMGFVPGIKAFAAAVLGGIGNITGAMIGGFIIGMVEIFAAGYISGEYKDVFAFLILIGVLYFRPSGIMGENIDDTRV, encoded by the coding sequence ATGGAATATTTTCTTCAACAACTCATCAACGGTATCACCCTGGGCAGCGTATATGCGCTGATAGCACTCGGGTATACCATGGTGTACGGCATCATCCAGCTGATCAACTTCGCGCATGGAGAATTTTTCGCCGCCGGCGGCTATGTCGGTGTTATCTTCATGAGCTACCTGCTTTCGCAGGGAGCACCTGCATGGGTATGTCTTTCCGGTTCTCTTATTCTGGCCATGGCCTACTGCGCAATGCTGGCCATGGCTGTGGAAAAAGTGGCTTACAAGCCCCTGCGCAGTTCATCGAGACTTTCGGTACTGCTTTCCGCCCTCGGCATGTCCATTTTTCTCCAAAACGGGCTGATGCTCACTCAGGGCGTCTACGACAAAGCCTACCCGACGGAAATCACCCAGGGCGGATTTGAATTCGGCTCGGTCATGTTTTCCTACATGCAGCTTTTCATTGTCTCTCTTACAGCCTTCCTGCTGGTCGCACTCAATTTTCTTGTTTTCAAGACCAGGATAGGCAAAGCCATGCGCTCCACGGCTCAGGACAAAATTATGTCCGCACTTGTGGGCATAAACGCCAGTACGATCATCAGTCTCACTTTCGCCATCGGCGCCGGTCTGGCTGCCGCAGCTGGAATCATGGTCGGTCTGTATTACGGTTCTGTCCGTTATGATATGGGCTTTGTTCCAGGAATCAAGGCATTTGCCGCAGCTGTTCTGGGAGGAATAGGAAACATAACCGGTGCCATGATCGGCGGATTCATAATCGGCATGGTGGAAATATTCGCGGCCGGCTATATTTCAGGAGAATACAAAGACGTTTTCGCGTTCCTCATACTCATAGGGGTGCTTTACTTCAGACCGTCTGGAATCATGGGAGAGAACATTGACGACACCAGAGTTTAA
- the qmoC gene encoding quinone-interacting membrane-bound oxidoreductase complex subunit QmoC codes for MQKDIRIKPDLQFIKELQEVGGEGLKKCYQCATCSVACPLSPAANPYPRKEMVWAQWGLKDKLVNDIDIWLCHNCGTCSDLCPRGARPADLLAALRNMAYQKIATPSIIGKWMSSPKHLPKLIAIPAAIYLVIWFIMAGVRGSFFPLKDGEIVYGYLFPGDFTIDPIFMIAFGFMVWTFYKGVKSLIESFKDQPKVFAVGDKSEKPSMLECFIDVCKNELLTHAKWKECGDSDEADEQKFNGHRLIMLAFICLMVVTGVVAVTHWGGKIVHFIAPLGHTPMPLWSPVKILANVGAVLLVYSLVLLTKRRLNQDQEVHGSSYYDWYLLGLIWTIAVTGVMSELLRLLGVAVLAYPMYYVHLIAVFMMFVYLPWSKLGHLVYRTAALTYARYIGRLPMPVREEKTFTL; via the coding sequence ATGCAGAAAGATATTCGCATTAAACCGGATCTGCAGTTCATCAAAGAACTTCAGGAAGTCGGTGGCGAAGGCCTCAAAAAATGCTACCAGTGCGCAACCTGCTCTGTAGCCTGTCCCCTGTCGCCTGCTGCCAACCCCTATCCGCGTAAGGAAATGGTCTGGGCTCAGTGGGGCCTTAAGGATAAACTTGTAAATGACATTGATATATGGCTGTGCCACAACTGCGGAACCTGTTCCGACCTGTGCCCCCGCGGCGCTCGTCCGGCCGACCTTCTCGCAGCTCTGCGCAACATGGCCTATCAGAAGATAGCAACCCCATCCATTATCGGTAAATGGATGAGCTCCCCCAAGCACCTGCCCAAACTGATTGCCATTCCTGCTGCAATCTATCTGGTGATCTGGTTCATTATGGCCGGAGTTCGCGGTTCTTTCTTCCCCCTGAAAGACGGTGAAATTGTTTACGGATACCTTTTCCCCGGCGATTTCACCATTGACCCGATCTTCATGATTGCCTTCGGTTTCATGGTTTGGACCTTCTATAAAGGAGTGAAAAGCCTCATTGAATCCTTCAAGGACCAGCCTAAGGTCTTTGCTGTAGGTGACAAATCTGAAAAGCCCAGCATGCTTGAGTGTTTCATAGACGTTTGTAAAAACGAACTGCTGACTCACGCCAAGTGGAAAGAATGCGGCGACAGCGACGAAGCAGACGAGCAGAAATTCAACGGACACCGTTTGATCATGCTCGCTTTCATCTGCCTGATGGTTGTTACCGGTGTGGTTGCTGTTACTCACTGGGGCGGAAAGATTGTTCATTTCATTGCGCCTCTGGGACACACTCCCATGCCGCTGTGGTCTCCGGTCAAGATTCTGGCCAACGTAGGTGCAGTACTTCTGGTATATTCCCTGGTACTGCTCACCAAACGTCGCCTGAACCAGGACCAGGAAGTACACGGTTCAAGCTACTATGACTGGTATCTGCTCGGCCTGATCTGGACGATTGCCGTAACCGGTGTAATGAGTGAACTCCTGCGTCTCCTCGGCGTAGCTGTTCTCGCATACCCCATGTACTACGTGCACCTGATCGCCGTATTCATGATGTTTGTCTATCTGCCGTGGTCCAAACTCGGACACCTTGTCTACAGGACCGCAGCATTAACTTATGCAAGATACATTGGCCGTCTCCCCATGCCGGTCCGTGAAGAAAAGACTTTTACTCTGTAA